One window of Atribacter laminatus genomic DNA carries:
- a CDS encoding type 4a pilus biogenesis protein PilO: MNLEKYWPLIFIAWCGVIILFFYLVMTSQYQFIDTLGDQKSTLQNQITVLRKKVSNLEQLQYQLESLKSAAIVLEDRLPDEKEIPNLLITVEDAAFLSEAEIQSLVPQTLVSNDGYTEVPFSTALKSSYYSILYFMNYLRQSPRLIQVKNFDFKKDKAEGNFLVQMNLSTYLAAKEGMNQ, translated from the coding sequence ATGAATCTTGAAAAATACTGGCCGCTAATCTTTATTGCTTGGTGCGGGGTGATAATTTTATTTTTTTATTTGGTTATGACATCTCAATACCAATTTATCGATACTCTTGGTGACCAGAAAAGCACCCTTCAAAATCAAATAACCGTTTTACGAAAAAAAGTTAGCAACTTAGAACAATTACAATATCAATTAGAAAGCTTAAAATCGGCGGCTATCGTCCTTGAAGATCGACTGCCCGATGAAAAAGAGATACCAAATCTATTGATAACAGTTGAAGATGCAGCCTTTCTTTCCGAGGCCGAAATCCAGTCCTTAGTGCCTCAAACCTTAGTCTCTAATGATGGATATACCGAGGTTCCATTTAGTACAGCCTTAAAAAGCTCTTATTATAGCATTCTTTATTTTATGAACTATCTACGTCAATCTCCAAGGCTTATTCAAGTCAAAAACTTCGACTTTAAGAAGGATAAAGCCGAGGGAAATTTCTTAGTTCAAATGAACCTTTCCACCTACTTAGCTGCCAAAGAAGGAATGAACCAATGA
- a CDS encoding type II secretion system F family protein gives MSNYIYKVRDTLGATHQGSIEANSERDAVITLRDRGYFITSIAEEKPKGLKKEISLFSTRAGGKTDLKELALFSRGIASMIEAGVPLIAALESMGQQASNKSFASVIRDIAGKIERGYSFSQAISEYPKVFNRVFIGMVQSGEAGGNLDWALGRLAEYLEWEKDLRDKVQSAMYYPIILVVAMIAASFFMVYFVFPQFLLLFESFSLELPTITKVFLNVIKFMNANWYFVYGGLVGGFIIFYMYVNSEKGKRWWDQKKHNLPLFGELFKKLVISRFCWIMNGLLRSGMPIVEALEIVSSAVGDYFVRDILLEVAEKIRKGRNLSQSVRDYEFFPPILNQMINVGEESGNLEMTLGKLSELYDKEVNVFVGRISTVIEPVLTAVIGVGLLIMALAFFLPIFEMASQGMGGG, from the coding sequence ATGTCTAATTATATTTATAAGGTACGGGATACCTTAGGAGCAACTCATCAAGGATCAATAGAAGCCAACAGCGAAAGAGATGCAGTCATAACTCTTCGTGATCGGGGCTATTTTATCACTTCTATTGCTGAAGAGAAACCAAAAGGCCTAAAAAAAGAGATCTCTCTTTTCTCTACCAGAGCCGGAGGGAAAACTGATCTTAAAGAGTTAGCTCTTTTTAGCCGTGGCATAGCTTCAATGATAGAAGCTGGAGTTCCTCTGATAGCGGCTTTAGAAAGTATGGGTCAGCAAGCCTCTAACAAGAGTTTTGCTTCGGTTATAAGGGATATAGCCGGCAAGATTGAGCGAGGCTATTCATTCTCTCAAGCAATCAGCGAATATCCCAAGGTTTTTAACCGAGTTTTTATTGGGATGGTCCAATCGGGAGAAGCTGGCGGGAACCTTGATTGGGCTTTAGGGCGTTTGGCGGAATATCTGGAATGGGAAAAAGACCTTCGAGACAAGGTACAGTCAGCAATGTATTACCCGATTATTTTAGTCGTAGCCATGATTGCTGCTTCTTTTTTTATGGTGTATTTTGTTTTTCCCCAATTTCTTCTTCTTTTTGAGAGTTTCAGCTTAGAGCTTCCAACCATTACTAAGGTCTTTTTAAATGTTATTAAATTTATGAATGCCAACTGGTATTTTGTATATGGGGGATTGGTAGGTGGATTTATTATTTTCTATATGTATGTCAATTCAGAGAAAGGAAAAAGGTGGTGGGACCAAAAAAAACACAATTTGCCGCTTTTTGGAGAACTGTTTAAAAAACTGGTCATCTCAAGATTCTGCTGGATTATGAATGGTCTGCTGCGCAGCGGAATGCCGATAGTCGAAGCCTTGGAAATCGTTTCCTCAGCGGTAGGTGATTATTTCGTTCGGGATATCCTCCTGGAGGTTGCGGAAAAAATTCGCAAGGGGAGAAATCTCTCTCAAAGCGTCAGGGATTATGAATTTTTTCCTCCGATTCTTAATCAAATGATCAATGTTGGAGAGGAATCAGGCAACTTAGAAATGACCCTGGGTAAATTATCCGAGCTCTATGATAAAGAAGTTAACGTTTTTGTTGGTCGGATTTCAACGGTCATTGAACCCGTCCTAACGGCAGTCATCGGTGTTGGATTATTAATCATGGCTTTAGCTTTCTTCCTTCCCATTTTTGAAATGGCATCTCAGGGAATGGGCGGAGGGTAA
- a CDS encoding shikimate kinase, with translation MNIALIGFMGSGKTTIGKRLACQFGWTFLDSDVLIQEKEHCTIAEIFAKNSEGYFRKCEKSVLAEIAELERVVLATGGGLPVGEENWEILHQRFFTVYLKADFDELFLRITGDPTRPLLQKYPTRKHLKELYLSRLGWYERAHAIIDTTQKKLERILGEIIEHAYPFYTNQN, from the coding sequence ATGAACATTGCACTTATTGGTTTTATGGGATCAGGGAAGACAACCATTGGTAAAAGACTGGCTTGCCAATTCGGATGGACATTCCTGGATAGTGATGTGCTAATCCAAGAAAAGGAGCACTGTACGATAGCTGAGATTTTTGCAAAAAATAGTGAAGGGTATTTTCGGAAATGCGAAAAGTCAGTTTTAGCCGAGATAGCTGAGTTAGAGAGAGTTGTATTGGCAACCGGTGGCGGGCTCCCGGTAGGTGAAGAAAATTGGGAGATCCTTCACCAGCGTTTTTTTACTGTTTACTTAAAGGCCGATTTCGATGAACTTTTTTTGAGAATAACTGGAGACCCAACCCGCCCCTTATTACAAAAATACCCTACCAGAAAACATCTCAAAGAACTGTATTTAAGCCGCTTAGGTTGGTATGAAAGAGCTCATGCTATAATTGATACGACTCAAAAAAAGCTGGAAAGAATACTTGGAGAAATTATTGAACATGCGTACCCTTTCTATACAAACCAAAACTAA
- a CDS encoding type IV pilin protein produces MWSIMRRKQNKKGEEGFTLIELIVVIAILGFLLAIAIPRYNTSRTRAAVNASAANLKNLANAVELYATENNLSSYPSGSLASMVSAYMPSGVPGSPGGGSYTYTQTGGGSGYQITDSAGYPDIVTAGNLYVTEGGILHGM; encoded by the coding sequence ATGTGGTCAATTATGAGAAGAAAACAAAATAAAAAGGGTGAAGAAGGTTTCACATTAATCGAACTGATCGTCGTCATCGCCATTTTAGGATTTCTATTAGCGATAGCCATTCCGAGGTATAATACTTCAAGAACAAGGGCTGCAGTCAACGCTTCAGCAGCGAATTTGAAAAACCTGGCAAACGCAGTCGAGCTTTATGCGACAGAAAATAATTTGTCTTCTTATCCATCTGGAAGTCTTGCTTCAATGGTGTCAGCCTATATGCCAAGTGGCGTACCTGGGTCCCCAGGTGGCGGATCATATACATACACCCAAACAGGTGGCGGGTCAGGTTATCAAATTACTGACTCTGCTGGTTATCCAGACATTGTTACTGCTGGTAATTTATATGTAACTGAAGGTGGAATATTACACGGAATGTAA
- a CDS encoding PulJ/GspJ family protein: MINRRPNESGFSYIGVITAITLFSLFSLAAYQGLHIAHRFQRKSSLLRLAIVEAVNSIESLKINQNYAEMNGFILPKDSFEINHKINEFDDDLYRVLIEVRDFEQNAIFTLETLVE; encoded by the coding sequence ATGATAAACCGCCGTCCTAATGAAAGTGGTTTTTCTTATATTGGAGTAATTACTGCCATAACCCTTTTTTCACTTTTTTCTCTGGCTGCTTACCAGGGACTGCATATCGCTCATCGATTCCAAAGGAAAAGTTCACTTCTTCGATTAGCAATTGTAGAAGCGGTTAATTCTATAGAATCGCTGAAGATCAACCAGAATTATGCAGAAATGAATGGTTTTATATTACCGAAGGATAGCTTTGAAATAAATCACAAAATAAATGAGTTTGATGATGATTTATATCGAGTTTTGATCGAAGTGAGGGATTTTGAGCAGAATGCAATCTTTACCCTTGAAACTTTGGTTGAATGA
- a CDS encoding type IV pilus twitching motility protein PilT, whose product MDWDVLELLKKVVDSKGSDLHITVGLPPVIRIDGKLTKTDLPVLKPEDTEQIARFIAGKNERWEHFLKSNELDLSISLPQTGRFRVNVYRQRGSFGLVLRALSYVIPSMEELHLPKDTLVKLTALPRGLILVTGPTGSGKSTSLASMIDYINNTRACHIITIEDPIEYLHSHKKSIINQRELGADTHSFENALVHALRQDPDVILVGEMRNLETIAIALTAAETGHLVFATLHTNNAPSTIDRIVDIFPPHQQQQVRIQLAGAVQGVISQQLLARANAKGRVPAIEVMLANNAIRNLIREGKSHQIYTVMQTSLSEGMITMDRSLYELYRKGLVTWEDAFDNAIDQKEFKAWRNRT is encoded by the coding sequence ATGGATTGGGATGTACTTGAGCTTCTTAAAAAAGTTGTAGATAGCAAAGGATCGGATTTACACATAACGGTTGGATTGCCACCAGTAATACGCATCGATGGAAAATTAACCAAAACCGACTTGCCGGTATTAAAACCAGAAGACACCGAACAGATCGCTCGATTTATTGCTGGAAAGAACGAACGCTGGGAGCATTTTCTTAAAAGTAATGAACTGGACCTTTCTATTAGCCTTCCTCAAACCGGTCGTTTTCGTGTCAATGTTTACCGACAGCGGGGATCTTTTGGTTTAGTGCTTCGGGCTTTGAGTTATGTCATTCCTTCCATGGAAGAACTTCATCTCCCTAAGGACACTCTGGTAAAATTAACAGCACTTCCTCGGGGTCTCATCTTGGTAACCGGACCAACCGGTAGTGGAAAATCAACTTCGTTAGCATCGATGATTGATTACATCAATAATACCAGAGCGTGTCATATTATAACCATTGAAGATCCAATTGAATATCTCCACAGCCATAAAAAAAGTATTATCAATCAAAGGGAGCTGGGTGCTGATACCCATTCCTTTGAAAATGCCTTAGTTCATGCTCTTCGTCAAGATCCTGACGTTATTTTGGTAGGCGAGATGAGAAACTTAGAAACTATTGCCATTGCCTTGACCGCTGCAGAAACCGGGCATTTAGTTTTCGCAACCCTCCATACCAATAATGCACCTTCGACTATTGATCGGATAGTCGATATCTTCCCTCCCCATCAGCAGCAGCAAGTTCGCATCCAGTTAGCCGGTGCCGTTCAAGGCGTTATCAGTCAGCAACTCTTAGCCCGTGCCAATGCCAAAGGGAGAGTACCGGCAATTGAAGTAATGCTGGCCAACAATGCTATTCGAAATTTGATACGAGAAGGGAAGAGTCATCAAATCTATACTGTAATGCAAACCTCTCTTTCAGAGGGAATGATCACTATGGATCGTTCGCTCTATGAGCTGTATCGGAAAGGTTTGGTGACTTGGGAAGATGCTTTTGACAATGCTATCGACCAGAAGGAATTTAAAGCCTGGAGGAATCGTACTTAA
- a CDS encoding PulJ/GspJ family protein, whose translation MQSLPLKLWLNEKGFSLIEMLVVFCLFMVFLVISSSLIANLGRTVDVYADIIEKNETFLSALDQLKTFIKTGYPIALLQNGNRLQIAMGKNLIEIYPKDSNLLVKHSNAANPILDHCSIIGPLFELEVLENGKIRVQVSLDFLFQDNSREHLDLQCLSWCEVVDEEIEE comes from the coding sequence ATGCAATCTTTACCCTTGAAACTTTGGTTGAATGAGAAAGGATTTTCTCTGATTGAAATGCTCGTGGTATTTTGCTTATTTATGGTTTTCTTGGTTATTTCTTCGAGCCTGATAGCCAATTTGGGCCGCACTGTTGATGTTTATGCCGATATAATTGAGAAAAATGAAACTTTTTTATCTGCACTTGACCAATTAAAGACTTTTATCAAGACTGGTTATCCAATTGCTCTTCTTCAAAATGGTAACCGATTGCAGATCGCCATGGGCAAGAATCTTATTGAAATTTATCCTAAGGATTCGAATCTTTTGGTTAAACACTCGAATGCTGCAAATCCGATTTTAGATCACTGTTCCATAATAGGTCCTCTTTTTGAACTCGAAGTATTGGAAAATGGAAAAATCCGTGTCCAAGTCTCTCTGGATTTCTTATTTCAGGATAATTCAAGGGAACATCTTGACCTTCAGTGTTTATCATGGTGTGAAGTGGTGGATGAGGAGATCGAAGAATGA
- a CDS encoding prepilin peptidase, with translation MLLVFLGILIAIIIYDIKYLRIPNKFVFLLFIIGSTNLLFNNINLIQYSIGLLFGFGLFFVLYLIFPKGIGFGDVKLAGAIGLFLGFKLTILAILLSFFSGAIVGLLLIALGKKTMKDPIPFGPFLALGAIASLFFGEYIIDWYMGLFI, from the coding sequence TTGCTTTTAGTTTTTCTTGGAATATTGATCGCAATCATTATTTATGATATTAAGTATTTACGCATTCCAAACAAGTTCGTATTTTTACTTTTTATTATTGGATCGACAAATCTTTTGTTTAATAATATAAATCTAATTCAATATTCTATAGGCTTATTGTTTGGTTTCGGTTTATTTTTCGTTCTTTACCTCATTTTCCCCAAAGGCATTGGTTTTGGTGATGTGAAATTGGCTGGTGCCATAGGGTTATTCCTCGGATTTAAGCTCACCATTTTAGCTATCCTGCTTTCTTTCTTCAGTGGAGCCATTGTCGGTCTTCTCCTAATTGCTCTGGGAAAAAAGACCATGAAAGATCCCATCCCTTTTGGACCATTCTTGGCTTTAGGAGCAATTGCCTCTTTATTTTTTGGTGAATATATTATTGACTGGTATATGGGATTATTTATATAA
- the aroQ gene encoding type II 3-dehydroquinate dehydratase, protein MNHKLLYIFGPNLNLLGERETSLYGSMSYDALIKKIAEESKKRGVQTEFFQSNHEGEIVDKIQQKRKEIDGIIINPGALTHYSIALRDALSAVKIRSIEVHMSNIYAREEFRHHSVTAPVCWGQISGLGWIGYILAMDALILKGIEEPIRLA, encoded by the coding sequence ATGAATCATAAATTGCTCTATATTTTTGGCCCCAATCTCAATCTTTTAGGTGAGCGAGAAACCAGCCTATACGGTTCAATGAGTTACGATGCTTTAATCAAGAAAATTGCCGAAGAATCCAAAAAAAGAGGGGTACAAACAGAATTTTTTCAGTCCAACCACGAAGGTGAGATCGTTGATAAAATACAACAGAAAAGAAAAGAAATTGATGGTATAATTATCAATCCGGGAGCGTTGACTCATTATAGCATAGCACTTCGAGATGCTCTTAGCGCCGTAAAAATTCGATCAATTGAAGTACACATGTCTAACATCTATGCCAGAGAGGAATTTCGACACCATTCAGTAACCGCACCGGTTTGTTGGGGTCAGATTAGTGGTTTAGGTTGGATTGGTTATATTTTGGCCATGGATGCTTTAATTTTGAAAGGAATAGAAGAACCTATACGTCTTGCTTAA
- the aroB gene encoding 3-dehydroquinate synthase, whose product MRTLSIQTKTKRYPVILLPSLFTSPDWFDQIQFPSRKLTIVTNSIVGSLYLQKIKNIFKEKNFIVSSVTIPDGEEYKQLNTVEKIYHELLRQGLDRKSFLIALGGGVITDITGFVASTYLRGIPYFQIPTSLLAQVDSSVGGKTGVNLEEGKNLIGTFYQPEGVIVGLDFLQSLPDREFREGLSEVIKASLLKGGEFFEFFRKNISMILGQDQKTLEEVIYQSIQFKGEIVQEDEKESGIRSILNYGHTLGHAFEKTLGYGALRHGEAVAVGMIGAAKIAEEMGMMSADLVNIHQKLLVRCGLPTSLPYSVNANIFIQSLLKDKKNVSGSLRMVLLEAIGKPVSSIPVEMGLVLDVLPQLVEVEP is encoded by the coding sequence ATGCGTACCCTTTCTATACAAACCAAAACTAAGCGTTACCCGGTTATCCTCCTTCCATCGCTTTTTACTTCTCCTGATTGGTTCGATCAAATCCAATTTCCATCCCGAAAGCTGACCATAGTAACCAATTCCATTGTGGGATCACTCTATCTCCAAAAAATTAAAAACATTTTTAAAGAAAAGAATTTTATTGTTTCATCAGTGACCATTCCGGATGGTGAAGAGTATAAACAGCTGAATACTGTTGAGAAGATCTACCACGAATTATTACGTCAGGGATTAGATAGAAAGAGTTTTTTAATTGCTTTGGGTGGAGGAGTGATTACCGATATCACCGGTTTTGTTGCCTCAACCTATCTGCGTGGAATTCCCTATTTTCAAATTCCCACCAGTCTTTTAGCCCAGGTTGATAGTTCGGTTGGTGGAAAAACCGGAGTAAACCTTGAAGAGGGAAAAAATTTAATCGGTACCTTTTATCAACCTGAAGGGGTTATAGTTGGACTTGATTTTTTACAATCTTTACCCGACCGCGAATTCCGAGAAGGCTTGAGCGAAGTGATTAAAGCATCTTTGCTTAAGGGTGGAGAATTTTTTGAATTTTTTCGAAAGAACATTTCGATGATTCTTGGACAAGATCAAAAAACTCTTGAAGAGGTTATTTATCAGTCGATTCAATTCAAGGGAGAAATCGTTCAAGAGGACGAAAAAGAAAGTGGAATAAGGAGCATCTTAAATTACGGCCATACTTTAGGGCATGCTTTTGAAAAAACTTTAGGGTATGGAGCCCTTCGTCATGGTGAAGCTGTTGCAGTTGGGATGATAGGAGCGGCTAAGATCGCTGAGGAAATGGGCATGATGTCTGCTGATTTGGTAAATATTCATCAAAAGTTGCTGGTGAGATGTGGGTTGCCCACATCATTACCTTATTCAGTCAACGCTAATATCTTCATTCAATCCTTGTTAAAAGATAAAAAAAATGTGAGTGGAAGCTTGAGGATGGTTCTATTAGAAGCTATCGGTAAACCAGTGTCCTCGATTCCGGTGGAAATGGGACTGGTCCTTGATGTCTTGCCACAGTTAGTTGAGGTGGAACCATGA
- the pilM gene encoding pilus assembly protein PilM: protein MLGIDLGSYALKYFQTKKKREGVFETIRSGELVLPNDVFFEGEIKGKNTLVENIKIFWDKNRLPHDGVVSFYHPRMVVQNISLPQMSDQELENALKWEASSIMTGEENIQIGWQIIEKKNDKLDLLYTASPAIIVTEYLDVFRKAGIRIEAIEPQIISFLKGFLTLRSDLTKDAWFILIDVGFSKSTVVFFENGKLVYSRHFGWGIRRIWDYLRDKFKLLPAEIQEILNRSTQDNNLPYQLEEALNDTSDPLLSELRRSLTFFQSEYGKIVLDNCFLAGGGSNIIPLKTMLTVNLNVTFQDIKPIDTGHKKVASSGIYLSAMGASLWN, encoded by the coding sequence ATGCTTGGAATTGATTTAGGTTCTTATGCATTGAAGTATTTTCAAACTAAGAAAAAAAGAGAAGGAGTATTCGAGACTATTCGGAGTGGCGAATTGGTTCTGCCGAATGATGTATTCTTCGAAGGCGAAATAAAAGGAAAAAATACTTTGGTTGAGAATATAAAAATATTTTGGGACAAAAATCGTCTTCCACACGACGGGGTAGTATCTTTTTACCACCCACGCATGGTGGTTCAAAATATATCTCTTCCTCAAATGTCAGATCAAGAATTAGAAAATGCTCTGAAATGGGAAGCCAGCTCGATTATGACCGGTGAAGAAAATATCCAGATCGGCTGGCAGATTATCGAGAAAAAGAATGACAAATTAGACCTATTATATACAGCTTCGCCGGCTATTATAGTCACTGAGTATCTGGATGTTTTTCGTAAAGCTGGAATTCGGATTGAAGCCATTGAACCTCAAATAATAAGCTTTTTAAAAGGGTTTTTAACTTTACGATCCGATTTAACCAAAGATGCATGGTTTATCCTGATTGATGTTGGTTTTAGTAAAAGTACTGTGGTTTTTTTTGAAAATGGGAAACTGGTTTATTCCCGTCATTTTGGCTGGGGAATACGTAGGATTTGGGATTATTTAAGGGATAAATTTAAGTTACTGCCAGCCGAGATCCAGGAAATCTTAAACCGGAGCACTCAGGATAACAATCTGCCTTATCAATTGGAAGAAGCTCTCAATGACACCTCTGACCCGCTCCTTTCCGAATTAAGGCGCTCTCTAACCTTCTTTCAGAGTGAGTACGGAAAAATAGTTTTGGATAATTGTTTCCTGGCTGGAGGAGGTTCTAATATTATTCCGTTAAAAACCATGTTGACGGTTAATTTGAACGTTACTTTTCAGGATATCAAGCCAATTGATACGGGTCATAAAAAAGTGGCTTCCAGTGGAATTTATCTTTCAGCTATGGGAGCTTCATTATGGAATTGA
- a CDS encoding PilN domain-containing protein, whose amino-acid sequence MELKSSYRIKINLIPKKYIVKKTPNWIRILFFTLTLGMTLYFLYAYTINGNRLQILTTQIESMTAEINYLKEQETRLQETQKQIDIIQNRIDVVRSLIGSEPDWLKIVNSIGNSMPDDVFLNSANFTGTQITCAGTSQSIFSIAQFIESLSRYQDLYLNAEFQSLSLKDSLYDFNLILELKKHES is encoded by the coding sequence ATGGAATTGAAATCTTCTTATCGGATAAAGATTAATCTTATTCCAAAAAAATATATCGTTAAAAAGACACCGAACTGGATAAGGATTTTGTTTTTTACCTTAACCTTGGGAATGACTCTCTATTTTCTTTATGCTTATACAATAAATGGGAATCGATTACAAATCTTGACTACTCAAATTGAATCGATGACTGCAGAAATAAACTATCTTAAAGAACAAGAAACCAGATTACAGGAAACCCAAAAACAGATTGATATTATTCAAAATAGGATCGACGTTGTCAGATCTTTAATTGGGAGCGAACCGGACTGGTTGAAGATAGTTAATTCTATTGGGAATAGTATGCCTGATGATGTTTTTCTAAATTCGGCCAATTTTACCGGAACTCAAATAACCTGCGCGGGAACTTCTCAAAGTATATTCAGTATTGCTCAATTTATTGAGAGTTTAAGTCGATATCAGGATTTATACCTAAATGCTGAATTTCAATCCCTTTCCTTGAAGGACAGTTTGTATGATTTCAATTTAATTTTGGAGCTGAAAAAACATGAATCTTGA
- a CDS encoding secretin N-terminal domain-containing protein — MKDFFYRVDNLEIKLTFKFDNQVSWEEVSPDPYRIGLDIEGAASSLSFSERLMNMGPLRNIIIRSSESGIRIWCELSQTVQYEVLDESNGRLLTILLKGPFSTSQPQENLFSFDFRDTDVRDVLMALAKSAGVNMVVDDTVEGKISLAFEGLSFDQALGYILKMRGLEQVKLGNNIIIGKKETLEENFDLLTSRRFTLKYTDPNAAASVLSMYIPEPNRISIDPTTRSLLIRGREDELAKAEEVLKTIDVALETKIFPLNNNLYDGGDQLGRIVELVKIIIPDENRISLNYTLNENIAMSEEKIKVPIGNPYIVVKGTQEELEAVSELISNIDRKLPQIMIEAKIVEINRNKTKDLGVSWFVGDQEGQISFGEMSLGGTMERQDLVTIRIQALEKKNLGRLVGSPRILTLSGKTAVINVGEKVPYRDVVMDSEGNKSFPIKWLDVGVKMGVTPEVTQDGYIILHVFPKVSTFIEREYVLEGLTFKDPQPSEKSADTTARLRAGETLVIGGLIKSSDIERITKIPLLSEIPIIGELFTLRSKTHEETELIIFLTPSLVAY, encoded by the coding sequence TTGAAGGATTTTTTCTATCGGGTTGATAATCTTGAAATCAAATTAACTTTTAAATTTGATAACCAGGTCTCCTGGGAAGAAGTGTCACCTGATCCTTATCGTATCGGTTTGGATATTGAAGGAGCAGCCAGTTCTTTATCCTTTTCCGAACGACTAATGAACATGGGTCCATTACGAAATATCATTATTCGAAGTTCTGAATCGGGTATTCGAATTTGGTGTGAACTATCCCAAACAGTTCAGTACGAAGTTCTTGACGAGTCAAATGGGAGGCTGCTGACCATCCTTTTAAAGGGACCTTTTTCTACTTCCCAGCCACAAGAGAATTTGTTTTCTTTTGATTTCCGTGATACCGATGTTCGAGATGTTTTAATGGCTTTGGCAAAATCAGCCGGAGTCAACATGGTTGTGGACGATACGGTTGAAGGAAAAATATCGTTGGCATTTGAAGGACTTTCTTTTGACCAGGCTTTAGGATATATCCTGAAAATGAGAGGTTTGGAACAAGTAAAATTAGGAAATAATATTATAATTGGCAAGAAAGAGACCCTTGAGGAAAATTTTGATTTATTAACGTCACGAAGATTTACCTTAAAATATACTGATCCCAATGCTGCTGCTTCGGTTCTATCAATGTATATTCCCGAACCGAACCGAATTTCAATAGACCCGACTACCCGCAGTCTTTTAATAAGGGGGAGAGAAGATGAACTTGCTAAGGCTGAAGAAGTACTAAAGACTATAGATGTGGCTCTGGAAACGAAGATATTTCCACTCAATAACAATTTATATGATGGGGGAGATCAGCTGGGTCGGATCGTCGAGCTGGTTAAAATTATCATTCCTGACGAGAACAGAATCAGTTTAAATTATACTTTAAATGAAAATATTGCTATGAGTGAAGAAAAGATTAAGGTGCCGATCGGGAACCCTTATATCGTTGTGAAAGGAACCCAAGAGGAATTGGAAGCAGTTAGTGAACTCATCTCTAATATCGACCGTAAGCTTCCTCAGATTATGATAGAAGCCAAGATTGTCGAAATCAATCGAAACAAAACCAAGGACTTGGGAGTCAGTTGGTTTGTCGGTGATCAGGAAGGGCAGATCTCTTTTGGCGAGATGTCGTTGGGCGGAACTATGGAGCGGCAGGATTTGGTAACAATACGGATCCAAGCTTTGGAAAAAAAGAATTTAGGTCGCTTAGTTGGGAGCCCTCGTATTTTGACTCTGAGTGGAAAAACTGCAGTTATCAACGTTGGCGAAAAAGTCCCCTATCGAGATGTGGTAATGGATTCCGAAGGAAATAAATCTTTTCCAATAAAATGGCTGGATGTGGGAGTTAAAATGGGTGTAACTCCCGAAGTTACACAGGATGGATATATTATTTTGCATGTATTTCCCAAAGTAAGTACTTTTATAGAACGAGAATATGTTTTGGAAGGACTTACCTTTAAGGATCCACAGCCCAGTGAAAAATCTGCCGATACCACAGCCCGATTGCGAGCTGGGGAAACTCTGGTGATCGGGGGGTTGATCAAGAGCAGCGACATCGAGAGAATAACTAAAATACCTCTTCTGAGTGAAATTCCTATCATTGGGGAGCTTTTTACTTTACGAAGTAAAACCCATGAAGAAACCGAATTGATTATTTTTTTAACTCCAAGTTTAGTGGCTTATTGA
- a CDS encoding GspH/FimT family pseudopilin, whose translation MKKKNNLITFNYPGFTLIELIVVLALFSFLFAFSFPSLAHLRSTFVGKTVVQKISSQIRIAKIEALNNGKTTKIVFDIARNKYIYTDSSGKSTHSLLPDEVILYRTNFPLNTLRFYSTGTPSCGGTITLRIANHLKYIIITPVTGRVRIDDKPPS comes from the coding sequence ATGAAGAAAAAAAATAATCTCATAACTTTTAACTATCCAGGGTTTACTTTAATAGAGCTGATTGTCGTTCTTGCTTTGTTTTCTTTTTTATTTGCTTTTTCTTTTCCATCTCTGGCTCACTTAAGAAGTACCTTCGTTGGGAAAACTGTGGTACAAAAAATCTCCAGCCAAATACGCATTGCTAAAATTGAAGCTCTCAATAATGGCAAGACCACTAAAATTGTTTTTGATATTGCTCGAAATAAGTATATTTATACCGATAGCTCGGGAAAGTCAACTCACTCCCTTTTACCTGATGAAGTAATTCTTTACCGAACCAACTTTCCGCTCAATACCCTTCGTTTTTATTCAACCGGCACACCATCGTGCGGAGGAACGATCACCCTTCGTATCGCTAATCATTTGAAATATATCATTATTACACCAGTTACCGGGAGAGTGCGCATCGATGATAAACCGCCGTCCTAA